A window of the Gossypium hirsutum isolate 1008001.06 chromosome A03, Gossypium_hirsutum_v2.1, whole genome shotgun sequence genome harbors these coding sequences:
- the LOC107893711 gene encoding uncharacterized protein isoform X2 translates to MFSKTEVKYLCFYGKCLTDFFFCKRFSNSHQSFLAVLLIFLLLHPGLGLSNYATTGRIIAIVRASPRLSSSPTSINFLTPNHLRSKYKASTRLCKDRCKITAVGFYCETLGHDQRSECKAKTRGVNATYQRILSSYANVDLLSSHACRLDKKNWQ, encoded by the exons atgttttcaaaaacagAGGTAAAATATCTATGCTTttacggaaaatgtcttaccgattttTTTTTCTGTAAGAGATTTTCCAACTCTCACCAATCTTTCTTAGCAGTTCTTCTTATCTTCCTTCTTCTTCATCCAG GTCTTGGCTTAAG TAATTATGCAACAACTGGAAGGATTATTGCAATTGTGAGAGCCTCACCACGACTTTCTTCTTCTCCCACCTCCATCAATTTTCTAACACCAAATCACTTACGCag TAAATACAAGGCTTCTACGAGATTATGCAAAGATCGATGTAAGATTACAGCAGTTGGCTTTTATTGTGAAACACTGGGCCACGACCAGAGGAGTGAATGCAAGGCCAAGACCAGAGGAGTGAATGCAACTTACCAAAGAATTCTATCTAGCTACGC CAACGTAGACCTGCTATCCTCCCATGCTTGCAG
- the LOC107893711 gene encoding uncharacterized protein isoform X1: MFSKTEVKYLCFYGKCLTDFFFCKRFSNSHQSFLAVLLIFLLLHPGLGLSNYATTGRIIAIVRASPRLSSSPTSINFLTPNHLRSKYKASTRLCKDRCKITAVGFYCETLGHDQRSECKAKTRGVNATYQRILSSYANVDLLSSHACREKKTGQEELAMIVI; the protein is encoded by the exons atgttttcaaaaacagAGGTAAAATATCTATGCTTttacggaaaatgtcttaccgattttTTTTTCTGTAAGAGATTTTCCAACTCTCACCAATCTTTCTTAGCAGTTCTTCTTATCTTCCTTCTTCTTCATCCAG GTCTTGGCTTAAG TAATTATGCAACAACTGGAAGGATTATTGCAATTGTGAGAGCCTCACCACGACTTTCTTCTTCTCCCACCTCCATCAATTTTCTAACACCAAATCACTTACGCag TAAATACAAGGCTTCTACGAGATTATGCAAAGATCGATGTAAGATTACAGCAGTTGGCTTTTATTGTGAAACACTGGGCCACGACCAGAGGAGTGAATGCAAGGCCAAGACCAGAGGAGTGAATGCAACTTACCAAAGAATTCTATCTAGCTACGC CAACGTAGACCTGCTATCCTCCCATGCTTGCAG